The sequence below is a genomic window from Plasmodium gaboni strain SY75 chromosome 10, whole genome shotgun sequence.
gaaaaattaataaaacataataataatgataatattaataaggatgataattataataataataataataataataataataataataataataataataacatgGATCGTATGgataatatatctataaaaaaagatagTGCATGCAATAATAATCCCCaaataaatcataataataatatgaataatatgaataacTCAAATAATGGTGATCATATACATAGATCCAAAGAAGAACGTTCCTTTGAAAATGTTCTGAGccaatataataaagacTTAATTTTAAGTAAGAGCAAAATTGTACATCTAGATTTTCCAGTTTGTAGAATGAATTCTTCAAATATGGTTACAATGgatgatatattttatggtggttttttaaatatatataaaccTGTGAAATTATATTCTATGAAGGTGTGTGAAAAAATCAAAagaatattaaaagattatttttataaattatataaaaaaaaagttaatataaaagtagGACATGGTGGCACCTTAGATCCATTTGCTGAAGGTGTTTTAATAATAGGAATACAACAAGgtacaaaaaaattatcagattttttaaaatgttataaaaagTATTTAGCTTTATCAATTTTTGGATATGAAACAGATACACTAGATAGAGAAggaaaaattattaaagAAGAACATGTTATTCataagaaattaaaaaaacagGATATACTAACAAATTTACAAAAATTTATAGGAAATATAGAACAATATCCACCTATATATTCAGCAAAACGTTTCAAAGGTTTAAgattatatgaatatgcaagaaaaaatatatctgTACAAATTAAACCTAgtaatgtatatattaaagatattcaatattataatcaAATCGAGTTTCCTTTTTTCgatttttatatacattgTTCTGGAGGTACATATATAAGAAGTCTCATAAGAGATTTCGCAAATTCTTTAAATACAAATGCGACTTTAATAAAACTCGTACGAATTCAACAAAATgaatttaattataaaaactCTCTTCACTATGATGACATAAACATcgataatataaaaaaatattttatcaaGTTGTGATACCCAATCAAATTTTATGACCTATATGTCAATgtacattatatatatatgaataaataaaagtcattctttatatatatatatatatatgcacCGTGCACgtacatataaaaaaaaatatatatatatatatatatatatgtatatgtatatgtgtgtgattatatgtatatcatttcatatatatatatatatatatttttacatatttacatatttacatatttcctttttttttttttttttttttttttttttttttcgtgAATATAtccttatatatatttttttaaaaataaacatttcattataaaattaatatatataatatatatgtaatatatatgttcctatatgaatatatttattatatccCTCTTTCCAatccttttattttattttattttatttttttttattttattttattttattttcatcgAACAAAAAAATGGTTAAGAtaggaaaaaaattaaaaggCTTTAATGACGGTATAGCtaaattaaaaacaaaCATAAATGATAAGATAATAACAGAGAAAGAAGAAAATCATGaggaagaaaaagaaagaCAACGtgaaaatttaaaaaatgaaaaagaaaatgaacTAAGCGAAATGATATTCGAACATGACGATCAACAAAATATACATGAACAAAACcgaaaattatatttagaaaatataaaagattcaaaaatatatatacatgatgatttacaatattatttagaaaaaaataatattccAACATTGTTAGTATTACTTCTATATAGAATATTAATAGAGAAACCTCAGAATGtcattaaatttataattgatcaaatatatatttttctcaTTACAAAAACTgaaacaaacaaaaaacTTACTTTATTAAAACCTTTGGAATGTGAATTTCTACAATCATgtgaagaaaataaaaaaaataaaataaaaaaacaagatgaaaataatatgataaacttattaaatgaagatatagatcctttatttcataaaacaattaataatacacttgaaaaaaataacgATTTAATAGAACCCATAAATTATGAATCCTTCATAAAACAACAATTTTTTAGTCTCGATAATATATTAGAGGTTGTCGATTTTCttaaaatagaaaatacagaagaaatttattataataatcttatacatattattaaaaattttcaaaatCCTATAAACGATCAAATATTACAAACAGATAATATGTCATATGGACAAACTATATCTTTAAATAAGgcattatatttatcagAAACATTTTACAacaattatttttataattaataatattattattaaacCATACACAATTATAAGtctattatattatatgtatatatatatattgtcaatatataacatagcagcataatataataaaaattacaCTCATCAcaacaaaaacaaaaataaaaaattaaatatttttctaaaataatttttaaatatatgaatatatatatattaaataaaacatatgCAATCACACATACCATTAAGGTGTCAAcatgtaaatatatatatatatatattttatatcataaCTATTTAGAAATCTACGAATCATTAATTTTCTCTAAACTTTTTTGAAAAGTAATTTTTGTTTGCGGTTTTGGATCAGGTGGCAAGCACTGCATTTGCATCCTAtaagaaaagaaattaaatataaaatataaaatataaaatataaaatatataaatatatatatgtatatatatatattttttttttttaatatattacttaTTTGATGAATcctttatattattgtcCCCCCTTAATGATTTCAAGGTAGTAACAGTATTCCTTTGATCcttattattttcctttATGCTCATATCCTTTTTTAATTGAGTTCTATTACCTAAACCTAAATTAGGTGGCATCATAAAATCTAATGACTTTGATGTCaattcatttattaaatcTATAGAATTCATATCGCTCATTTTCTCTTCTCTTTTATCACAATCCTTATctgtattattatacatttcattcatttttgataattttgaataataacctttttttgaattttcATTATCTCCTGATATActatcattttcatttgacatattataattactATCTGTTTTTTCTTGATAaatttcttcattattaaaaaattcatttataacattatgtatattaaCTTGTTTTTGTAATTCATCTTCgattttatataattcatcATTTGTATCTTTCCtttctattattttataatcatcatcatttttatccCATATTCTACTATTTATTAaactattaatatatatttcatcataactataaaattcataatcatcatttacatttttctttttttcaGAATCTGCTCTTTCCAAGTTTATTTGttctttttcatcatatttttttttatgttcaAAAGAAAATACTGTTGAAtcattcttattatatgtattatcattaatatgattactttttattttatcacTATTTATCTCATTCTtagaaatattatgtaCATCATTTTGTATATCGTTTTGTTCACCCCTTTGCACCTCCTCTTTTATCTTATCATCTTCTTCATATTCAACTTCCTTACAAATATTAACAGATCCCATAATATTAGTCACTTCCAAATTGTTATTCctattaattttattcGAATTCAAATTTTGATTCGTTCTTGTGTCTCTccactttttttttattataccTTTACTTATTTGATTTACTGTATTTATTTCCatgttattattactaGCCACATTTTCAACAATGTCTCTACTTTGTTCACTTATATTTGAACCCAccatatatttattattcatcAATACATCATTTTCGCAAATACTTATTCCACCATTTTTATTAAGCTCATTTATGTTAGTCGTGGGCACACTGCTACTATTATTAAGATCTTCTTTATTATCACCTGAACTGTTCATATAACTTTTATCTATATCATTGttcaaattattattatcaccTGAACTGTtcatatcatttttatacaCATCATTgttaaaatttttattatctcCTGAACCGTtcatatcatttttatgCACATCattgttataattttcattatcTCCTGAACCGTtcatatcatttttatgCACACCAATGttcaaatatttattaccATCTGGATAATTTTTGCTAGAACATTTGTTGTTCAATTGATCATCCAATTCTTCATCACATTTTGACAAATATCCTTGAGATGCAAATGTTTTCTTTGTGAGATGTCTATTGTTAAAAAATGGAGAGGTTTGCATATCATTCTCTTTATgattataaatatgatttTTTGTTAACTGATTTATGGTGAGTTGTTCATTTTGATTGTTTATGGGTATATTACCATTTTGTTGATATTTCAATATTTGGttaaagataataatatttttattttttttgacAATGAATGCATTGGATgcattatttttatatttgttacAATAATTTTGTGCTGAAAAGAGGGTTAGCAATTTTCTTttgtaattatatttatatccTTCTTGAACACATTCATGTCCTCTTATAATTAATTTGAgttgattattttttaagaaatCATTAAGTCTATGTTTTCCAAATTTGAATGTGATATTTCCTCTTCTGGATGGTATTATATCATAAGTGGatgaattttttaataattgTAAATCTAGttcatcattataattaatagGATCAGACCACAGAGtatcaataataatttttttgacACGTTCGCTTTTATTATTGCTATATCTATCTACATTTTGTGGAATTAAAATAGGTTTATGTATATGTTGATAATCCGAAATAGTCATAACACTATCACCTATACCACCATgtatacataaaatatttttatctaaTAAAACACCTAATGGGAAGAATTCAAAAACATCATTAATTCTATTGAATAGTTCATATGAATGAGCAGAAATAACTTGTTCTtgataatttataatacccatatattccatattagttttcatttttatttcgATATCTTTATAGAATccataaatataattaaataatcTATCTTCATGATTTCCTcttaaaagataaatatgttttggaaataaaatttttaaacTGAATAATAAGCAAATAACTTCTAAAGAATAATTACCTctatttattaaatttcctaaaaatatatatttaatatcattatcattatattgtatatcattctttttatctacatttatatttttatgattattGATATATTCAAATTTTCTTAAATCCGTTTCGGTGAgtaataaatttttattattatgcATAGGccaattatataaattaaaaaagtccaagatatcatataaatttcCATGTACATCACCAAAAACTTTACAAGGTAAAGAAACATTTTCTTCTAATGAGTTTTcaattttaaataatttagCAACTTCATCACataaaagaagaatatCATTGTATGTACATATCTGAAATTTTTCAAAGAAGGATGTATATGTAtgtcttttttttccataacatactttataaaacatactaaatattttgaatgCTATATCTTGATTTAATGTATTTAATCTATGATctgtaatatatttttctctatatattttaactaatattttaattctttCTATTTTATCTTCTATAATATGTTCTATATGTAGTTCTTTATTGTTAATCATGTTATATTGTATATCTTCTCTTCTTCCAAATTGTGgtaattttttattcatatttattaaattatttttttcattatatgaagggaatattttattatcattttctatatttttattattactaacaggtttattaatattgttatatgatatatttgtattactatcattattattattattttcatttatattttctgtattatttatatatttctgATCATGTTCAAAATGATTATATCTATCTTTGGCTAcattatcatataaattatcattcatattatatattacatttcTTTCTCCATTACCATTTTGTATATCCACACCACTAAAATTcacaatattattattattattattattattgttgttgcTGTTGTTGTTATTTGGAAGATATGATATATTACTACAATTTTGAActatattttcttcatctaaattctcatttttttttaaattatcttctttttcCTCTTCATCTTTTTCATTGCAGCTATTTATCTGATCCTTTAATTGGTTAGTAAGATATTCCTCATTTGATGaattgttttttatatgttcattatcattattgtTATCATATAAAAGGTCTTGATTTGTCATTTTGTCCTTTGTAATTATATGATCATTATTTGGTTCATCCATACTTACAACATCTCCCTTTTTTGCCTCCACATTTTGTGTAACCTTCACTTCTACTTTTATCTCCTCCTTTAGCTCTACACACCCTTCTGCTTCTTCATTTTGTGAATGAATCATTTCACGTATACATTCAGATGGGTTTTCTTCTACATTCTTTTCATATTCATCGCATGGAATATGCATTTCGACCATGCATTTGTTTACATCAGCATAACtgttattatttgatatacTATCTTGAAAATGATCTTCAAAATGATCTTCAGAATGATCTTCAGAATGATCTTGAAAATGATCTCCAGAATGATCTCCAGAATGATTTCCAGAATGATCTCCAGAATGATCTCCAGAATGATCTTCATAATGATCTTGCGAATGATCTTCAATATgtgtttcttttttttcttcatctaCCTTATCATCCTTGTTTGTCACATAATTAACCTTTTCATTGTCTTCGTCATTACATGTGACTTTATCATGATTTATAATTTGCATATAACATTGACCATTtggaaaatataatgttttCTCTTGTCCATTTTGAATATTCTTTCTTGTGGTTATAAAGAAAGAGGTATccatattaatatatgtgtctgatataaaatttttagCATAAGtgtaaagaaaatattttttgacAACTGAAGATACATCATAATTAGATCTGAGTAAATTTGTAGTGCCTTGAATTTGTTTAGTAAGAACTagatgataaaataaatcataacttattttttgtttatctttcataattttatttttctcttttataacaaattgtttcaatttctttttatcattttttaattttgaatattgtaaattttttgagagttcataaatatgatataagAAAACAAGAAACTCATTATCATTGAGATATCCATCTCTATCTAAATCGTATGCTCTAAAAATTAATTGGTGACGTAATTTGCCTGTATCATCAGaaatatcattattaatttgAGGGCTACATGCAAGCATACCAATAATAAAATCTGTTTGTGTTATATGATATCTTTTTCCTCTATCTAAacaattaaatataaataatacaattttgtctgaagaaaatatatttttataatttttaaaaattaatttaaaattttttaaagatatTAAATTTGGATATTCTGTATGACCATACtcattaaataaatattttaaaaaaattaatttttctgatattttattatttttttcattcgATAATTCATCaagtatattttttataacatcTTTTATTGTctcttcattattatttaataaatattctttgaaaatatctttattaaatccatatatatcaaataataaattgaATAAACCATGGTTTTCTATATTTACATTCTCATTATATGATGCTATAATATTCTTCATCAGTTTGTTATGTGACATCCATTccataaaattatttttttcatcacCCTCGatataattacatatattattattatcatcattattattatttttattatcatcattattattatttttattatcatcattattagtatttttattatcatcattattattatttttattatcatcattattattatttttattatcatcattattagtatttttatttttgtcATCCCTATTCATATCATTAATGCTTCCTTTCATGCTATCCTTACTATCATCCATTTTATTGTGGCTCCCTTCCAATTGACATGATATACTTTGTTTCTTATCTAACTCACAAATATTATCCTTTATATCATAAATGTTGTCCATATTAACATTAGATtggtatatataatgaggatattcttttaattcataattttttcttcccTCAGCATGGATGTGttcattcattttattCATGTGACtatccatattattattactattattattattatttatttgtttgtATATTTGCATTGAATAAgaattctttttttttgtattcataaaaatattttcatttaaattaattGGGCACTTCACCATTTGATGAGCATATATGTTGTCATATGAGTCTAATGAAATATAAGGATTAGAAGAAAGATATATANNNNNNNNNNNNNTGTCTTTATTTATGACatgtttataattatattctgatgttttatatatatatgtatcattaaaatgtttatttatatttttatgttttaatttattGTTAAGATGATAATTGGGATATTCATATGTATGTTcattattcttattatttgatatcatataatatttattgagattatcatatttttttaaacagTTTGTATGGTAATTATCGTTTGTGTAATtggaaaatatattattatgatgtTGACAAtcataattaatataattattataataattctcatttatatcttttttttttatatcttcataTGTTTCAATAGGCATAAAACTACTCTTAACAACACatctattattattattatatgtattatttaaattacaattctttatatatacaccATCTTTCGttgaaatttttttataatctGGTCCTTCCATTGAAGAAGAATTCATAAGTgcttcattttttttaaccACCTTACTAtatttttccatatttctttttttttttttttacctactttttcatataaaaaaaaaatatatataaaaaaaaaatatatatataaaaaaaatatatatatatataaatatatatatatatatatatatatatatatatatatatatatgtgtgacaaaaaaaaaaaaattttttttgtcttttggttataaaaaaataataaaacacaaaaataattaattcatatatatatgtgtgacaaaacaaaaaaaaaaaattaaatgaaatgaaatatatgtaCGGACCACTTaaacaaattataatatatatatatatatatatatatatatatcattcTCTTGTGTGTTTATTTCctcatatattttatttaaagtatttaaaaaaaaaaaaaatacatattattttgtatagTTGCACAAAGgttatttcatttatatatatttttatatgtctatatattattcagtta
It includes:
- a CDS encoding putative tRNA pseudouridine synthase, yielding MVILLLLAIICSYNITSYACLTYKRKKSFHYLEIFKNEKEENSLKNYIDRYKLIKRNRLNIYPFKKYNLINTLKNGNYNFSKNIKKDGFYITKFIVQLSLFCKEKKKKNNKKKNIFNNSNCYRYSYIVVYSNEGLLQHCRCTPQYKKIIFDNRFKGCRLKEEKNINILGFYNTNNRRIHNCSLYISRSDENDTSDKIKNKNKRGEKLIKHNNNDNINKDDNYNNNNNNNNNNNNNNNNMDRMDNISIKKDSACNNNPQINHNNNMNNMNNSNNGDHIHRSKEERSFENVLSQYNKDLILSKSKIVHLDFPVCRMNSSNMVTMDDIFYGGFLNIYKPVKLYSMKVCEKIKRILKDYFYKLYKKKVNIKVGHGGTLDPFAEGVLIIGIQQGTKKLSDFLKCYKKYLALSIFGYETDTLDREGKIIKEEHVIHKKLKKQDILTNLQKFIGNIEQYPPIYSAKRFKGLRLYEYARKNISVQIKPSNVYIKDIQYYNQIEFPFFDFYIHCSGGTYIRSLIRDFANSLNTNATLIKLVRIQQNEFNYKNSLHYDDINIDNIKKYFIKL
- a CDS encoding hypothetical protein (conserved Plasmodium protein, unknown function), with translation MVKIGKKLKGFNDGIAKLKTNINDKIITEKEENHEEEKERQRENLKNEKENELSEMIFEHDDQQNIHEQNRKLYLENIKDSKIYIHDDLQYYLEKNNIPTLLVLLLYRILIEKPQNVIKFIIDQIYIFLITKTETNKKLTLLKPLECEFLQSCEENKKNKIKKQDENNMINLLNEDIDPLFHKTINNTLEKNNDLIEPINYESFIKQQFFSLDNILEVVDFLKIENTEEIYYNNLIHIIKNFQNPINDQILQTDNMSYGQTISLNKALYLSETFYNNYFYN
- a CDS encoding putative serine/threonine protein phosphatase 8; amino-acid sequence: MEKYSKVVKKNEALMNSSSMEGPDYKKISTKDGVYIKNCNLNNTYNNNNRCVVKSSFMPIETYEDIKKKDINENYYNNYINYDCQHHNNIFSNYTNDNYHTNCLKKYDNLNKYYMISNNKNNEHTYEYPNYHLNNKLKHKNINKHFNDTYIYKTSEYNYKHVINKDXXXXXIYLSSNPYISLDSYDNIYAHQMVKCPINLNENIFMNTKKKNSYSMQIYKQINNNNNSNNNMDSHMNKMNEHIHAEGRKNYELKEYPHYIYQSNVNMDNIYDIKDNICELDKKQSISCQLEGSHNKMDDSKDSMKGSINDMNRDDKNKNTNNDDNKNNNNDDNKNNNNDDNKNTNNDDNKNNNNDDNKNNNNDDNNNICNYIEGDEKNNFMEWMSHNKLMKNIIASYNENVNIENHGLFNLLFDIYGFNKDIFKEYLLNNNEETIKDVIKNILDELSNEKNNKISEKLIFLKYLFNEYGHTEYPNLISLKNFKLIFKNYKNIFSSDKIVLFIFNCLDRGKRYHITQTDFIIGMLACSPQINNDISDDTGKLRHQLIFRAYDLDRDGYLNDNEFLVFLYHIYELSKNLQYSKLKNDKKKLKQFVIKEKNKIMKDKQKISYDLFYHLVLTKQIQGTTNLLRSNYDVSSVVKKYFLYTYAKNFISDTYINMDTSFFITTRKNIQNGQEKTLYFPNGQCYMQIINHDKVTCNDEDNEKVNYVTNKDDKVDEEKKETHIEDHSQDHYEDHSGDHSGDHSGNHSGDHSGDHFQDHSEDHSEDHFEDHFQDSISNNNSYADVNKCMVEMHIPCDEYEKNVEENPSECIREMIHSQNEEAEGCVELKEEIKVEVKVTQNVEAKKGDVVSMDEPNNDHIITKDKMTNQDLLYDNNNDNEHIKNNSSNEEYLTNQLKDQINSCNEKDEEEKEDNLKKNENLDEENIVQNCSNISYLPNNNNSNNNNNNNNNNIVNFSGVDIQNGNGERNVIYNMNDNLYDNVAKDRYNHFEHDQKYINNTENINENNNNNDSNTNISYNNINKPVSNNKNIENDNKIFPSYNEKNNLINMNKKLPQFGRREDIQYNMINNKELHIEHIIEDKIERIKILVKIYREKYITDHRLNTLNQDIAFKIFSMFYKVCYGKKRHTYTSFFEKFQICTYNDILLLCDEVAKLFKIENSLEENVSLPCKVFGDVHGNLYDILDFFNLYNWPMHNNKNLLLTETDLRKFEYINNHKNINVDKKNDIQYNDNDIKYIFLGNLINRGNYSLEVICLLFSLKILFPKHIYLLRGNHEDRLFNYIYGFYKDIEIKMKTNMEYMGIINYQEQVISAHSYELFNRINDVFEFFPLGVLLDKNILCIHGGIGDSVMTISDYQHIHKPILIPQNVDRYSNNKSERVKKIIIDTLWSDPINYNDELDLQLLKNSSTYDIIPSRRGNITFKFGKHRLNDFLKNNQLKLIIRGHECVQEGYKYNYKRKLLTLFSAQNYCNKYKNNASNAFIVKKNKNIIIFNQILKYQQNGNIPINNQNEQLTINQLTKNHIYNHKENDMQTSPFFNNRHLTKKTFASQGYLSKCDEELDDQLNNKCSSKNYPDGNKYLNIGVHKNDMNGSGDNENYNNDVHKNDMNGSGDNKNFNNDVYKNDMNSSGDNNNLNNDIDKSYMNSSGDNKEDLNNSSSVPTTNINELNKNGGISICENDVLMNNKYMVGSNISEQSRDIVENVASNNNMEINTVNQISKGIIKKKWRDTRTNQNLNSNKINRNNNLEVTNIMGSVNICKEVEYEEDDKIKEEVQRGEQNDIQNDVHNISKNEINSDKIKSNHINDNTYNKNDSTVFSFEHKKKYDEKEQINLERADSEKKKNVNDDYEFYSYDEIYINSLINSRIWDKNDDDYKIIERKDTNDELYKIEDELQKQVNIHNVINEFFNNEEIYQEKTDSNYNMSNENDSISGDNENSKKGYYSKLSKMNEMYNNTDKDCDKREEKMSDMNSIDLINELTSKSLDFMMPPNLGLGNRTQLKKDMSIKENNKDQRNTVTTLKSLRGDNNIKDSSNKMQMQCLPPDPKPQTKITFQKSLEKINDS